The sequence aaatatttatatgcaaataaactatatttattaagatatttagatgacattaaacagaatagaaatcattataattcttattgaatattcatgtaaaataaaataacacaaggagatatttattttttaatttcgtattcaaattattaccataagatgtctatctggaaatgtgctatatttgttaagatatttagattcatatagttattaacaatctaattattaatcttgatatttgttattaacttaatattaagatttataaatatataaatagtttatacatttcttttgaatacttatttcttgcatttctgtaacacatattttaggaatggattaaagaatatgaacaaaGATTGGAAACAGTTTGGCGTGTTCAGAGAACACATAAATCAACTGGACGCCTTAATGTTTATAAAGGTGACTTTAGATGCCAGCACAATGTGCAACAggtaataactaatattttatattttactgcttcaaaTGCATTACGTGTGTTATTTTAGATACtttatgttttatcatttatataatgacaaggttagatttaaaatttatttagcatgtGGCAAGAGATATATTTATATCTGTTTagctacaaatatatttaattgtatcaaattccattataataagtatttatattatacatgttttgttaaattgttttacTAAGTTTTAGAGCTTCTATACTCTGTACCATgtattgacatatatttttaactaaggtGTGATCTAAAAGTTCATTTTGCTTAAGGCAAGACTAATATTTTTGGCTGCCTTGTTACAAAGCACTTAGCAAATATTGCATAGTTTATATGTATTTTCCTAGTATGGAAATATCTgttctttttattctcttttcaatCTTCTGACCAGTTTGATAAACGTAGGAAaactgtttgtgtgtgtgtgtgatttgaTTTGTGATCTTTATAACACACATTCCATGAATAAGATCGtattttatgttaagaaaaaaatttcagttctgGCACTaatttgacttgaatttaaaagctGTACTTGATAGGCCAGTTGCACGCAATAAAGagttaagaattgaaataaaatattgatttcttttaataattttaacaaatttatgatctttaaacacattttaaatattgttcaaataaaaaataaagactagattggaaaattattatttaaaatttttaaagcagtacttcatagttttataaataatatttattctcttcTACTGAAATTCATCGGCACAGTGCTctcattattgataattatataaaaattatttttacaagtatCAAAACAtgtgaaagaaagtaaaaatactggaTGCCCTGCAgttcttaaaattactattcaaaggtaagttttaattatttaaatttgattaataataataacaaataatatatataataatatataatcaaatatttttatttagtgtgaTTGTTGGATTTATTTGTCACTTACATACttacaaaactaatttaaaaaatagattacatttttctttatatgtgtcAATACCTAATatcttcatttacttatttatttttcagtatcaataattatttcttatattttcaataataattttttatttctaatattattatgaattatcatattttggaaagcttaaattttctttgcttttattttagatgtttaatatATCCatggtaaaatattcaaattattttgattacaggTATTTTTTACTGCCAAAACACAAAGATCCACTCCCAGAAGTTATAGAGTTTCCTGCATTATGTGAGCTTCTGTACTTGCATAATCATTTGCTTGACAGTGCTGCTGTTAAAAAGTTCAGGCCATTATCAAACCTAACGCAAAAGCGTCTGATAGAATTGTTTGAATTAGGACATACTGCAGCTACTGCAAGACAGATGTTGCAAATGGAATTAGAGCTTCAGAGTAATGAAGATTATGCAGAAGCATGCATGGACAGTTCTAAGCTACCTTCATTATCTGGCGTAAATCACTTGCTAAATAATGAATTTAGGAAAATCTATGGATCTCGAAGAGAAAGCGATATTGACAgggaagttgaaaaatatatttcctcatGCAATCAACAGCCATTCTGTAAAGCAATATTTACAgggaagttgaaaaatatatttcctcataCAATCAACAGCCATTCTGTAAAGCTGctttttcaaaagtaaagaaCAGTTTGGCGATTGCTGTAGTGATGCCGATAATGAAGCGAAGTATAGATTTACTTAGCAACGTTCAAGAAATGATAATGCTTGATGCATCTGGCCACATGGACAGATTAAAtcgtgttcatttttttatttctccaggtGTAGCTGGTGGAATACCTATTGGCAGCATCATCACAAATGCagaagaaactaatatttttcgtGAAGGAGTGAAACTTCTTTGTGAGTGTTTCCCTGAGAAATACTGTTTATTGCAGAATGGGCCACTGATTGTTATGACAGATGATGATCTGAAGGAAAGAGAAATTCTGAGTGAAATATGGCCAAATTCTACTTACTTACTCTGTCAGTTTCAGGTGCTAAAAGCAGTGTGGCGATGGCTTATgaacagtgaaaataaaattctaaaagagcaccatcaagaattatatttttcctttaaatcatTGATGTATGCGGAAACTGAAATGCAATTGAAAGAGTTGCTTCAAAATATGTTGGAGAATAGCACAGTCAGGAAATATGACAAGTTCATCATATATTTGAGCAAGTTGTTCTCCAAAAAGCATTTATGGTGCACTTGtcatagaaaaatgcttttaaccaCGGGAAACAATACAACAAACTATGTTgaaagtttgttcaaaattttaaaagagaccATACTTGCACGAGTGAAAGCATTTAGCTTAGTTCAATTATTGGACTTCATTGTCACAAAATTTGAGAAGTATCTACATAGTAgatatttagattttagttttgGTCGTTCTAACAAAAAACTAGTAAAAAGGTTTTTGCCTGATGATAAAGGAATAATTCAGAACATCAGATCACTAAATAAAGATAacacttattttgaaattgatcaaCATTTTGTTGATTTGGAAAGTTCCATTTGTACTTGCTTTGTTGGCATGAATGGAACGCTTTGCAAGCATTTAAGTGCTGtgattctgaaacaaaataaaaaatcaacatttGTCTATTCTCtagaaagtagaaaattaatgTATGAAGTGGCTACTGTGAAAAAATTGGATTCAAATAGCACCCTCTTGCTACCTTTAAGTTTTAACCCATCACACAATTTTCCTTCTTCTCAATCTGATGATGCTCTACAACCACAATTTTCTTCTACGGTACTTCCACATTTATCTAACGATATactttcacaatttaataataatacacttAAACATTCTTCAAATGACATACTTTCACCTAGAGATATTGACACATTTTCACAGCCTTGCAATGATAACAACATGGTTCTACCAACTATAAACACTACTTCACAGCCCATTGCAGCTACATGTCAAAACTCGAACAGTGAAACAGATGATGATGATggtgattatttacaaaaatttgatgatataATTAATCGGATTAAATCCGGTTACAAAAATAATCCTGATGTTTTTAagccagcaataaaaaaaatggcgaagAATGTTAACAAGTTTGGAAAAACAGAAACTGGATTGGTGTCTGCCTTGCATAACTTTGGAAGgtacttttttaaacttatttttgtaggCTTGTTAAGTCTAAATTGGAAAATTCGCAAgatagaaaataagatttaatgtgTAACAATTTAATGTGTATATTATATTGTagcaaactaattttattatttttaaagactaaacTTTTTAAATCCAGTTTTGAAGTGTGTTTagctttagatttcttaattgtttgatgtttttcttttaatttttatttctgtaaaaattgaaactgaaagagTGATCATTTACTAGAGTATACATTCAATACAAGaatctaaaaatgtattgttaaaattttagctaaacaGTGTAtgggtttttattaattttattttaatgttctctaaagtataattaatgtttatgttATGGGTTAATACTAACAACTTTTTTACACAACATTTAAAGAGTTTAGCAAAAGAAAGTGtcaaatagcaatttaaaaacttatacatTCATCATTTATAATATGGTAGAATATTattctatagaaaatttaataagagaGTTTCAATATGAAAAGGGGTTTTGTAAGTagctttcttgtatttttatacattctaaagctaaatttctttaatttattaaaatgtcatgcAGGACTTTCTTCCACTAAACTCTTCGGTTGTATGATGAAGTTGGCAGAAATTTACTtagatttcttcttttgttttcccCTCCTTTTAGAAACCTTAACTACTCAAGCAGAGTTTTGAAGTGCAGCAGAAGGAGAGGCAATCAAATTCCTGTTCAACCTACAGCAATTGCAagaagaaaatctatttattctGGTAGGAAAACTCAAGTTGGTGGAAGGCCAGTTAAACGAGCATTACCACCTGCCCTAAAAGAACATACTTATGGAATGTTCTCTGAGTTAccgaaaaaacatcaaaaaacaaaatatagtttGACGCATTGTGTTGAAAAGAATGTATctcttccaaattaatttatatttattttattactatcatgcttaaaaaaaatatgttccttattttgtttttgtttttttgtacatgctttaaaaatgaattagaaaattttaacacaatttgtatggtgttaaaataattagtattaatatgatataaaattttaatgctattattgtattaaatagcACTTCCATGAAACTGttgtatgttaaatatttttcagcttattatatattaaaaattaaagaagttgaaAAAGTATTTACAAGTTGTTCTGTtgtatattgaaacatttttagaaaatgaataaaacatacctTTGAAACCAAAGAGTCctggatttttttattgatgttatatgtattcatatatatcaaacttttcataaaatcaaactTGAGCTGTTATTTGAAGTAATTGTTTACATGTGCATTCTAAAACTTACTCCTATGCATTGAACTCGTTCACAAACTTACGCATTCTTCTCCTGCACTTTCTTTtccttagtttttattattttctgcaatacTTCAAACTTctggaataaaatgttttcaaagtaCATGATTTTAAGCAGTGCATAgaagaaacaaacaaaagaagaaaaaaagagactaatttttatcataaaaaatagaagTGGAAAAATTAGTTCCTAGGGATTAAGAAGCACATAGCTTCAAAGGATTGGCATCTTCCTTTCCGGCTGAAAATTGAAGTAGTTATTTACATAAAACATAGtttgtacttatttaaaatataaaacactagatatttatgattaaaaatctatttaatgtaattggttagagtttttaaaaaaaattttttatccatataaTTATATTGACTAGTCATGCCAACGGATGAAAAGTGAAGTGAAGAAGGGATTTAACACAGTGCCTGaacttaaaaatgataagaacattttatattagaatattgaggatattaatttttttaaaatttcaaatataagaaaaagaaatatatgatgtTTTTAGTATCTTCTGTAAACCTGTATttctatatcatttataaatctaTCAATTAAACAAAGAGAGAAAAAGCATTAGGAAAAATGTATTCCTAATCCACAAAATCTTTCATtctaagaattgtaaaaataatcagtattatgctattattatgagaatattaaaaagtaagtcTACCATCAACATTTtatacatatgaattatttttactgaaaaatacaaaaaaaaaaaaaaatcatttttaaaaacataaatgggtACAAAAGTCTTCAAactataatgaatgttttaatttatttgtaaaaagagatCATGTCctaaataagtttttcattttgaggTTTTTAGATATACTCCATAAATATAGTTCACAAAGGAGGCAAAAATAGACTAAGTATTTAGAATATTCATGTTTAAAGTcagcatatattttttcaataaaataatttatgtgaacaGTAAAATCTGTACTAAATCTATTTTGTTTTGATAGTTAGTATCTACTATTACTccaactgaaattaataaattgcaaaatataagaaaatttccaattgaaaagagtttttaaaaaagttcctaaaaaataaaaattttatttttcattttaaagtacatAGCAATGATTTGACATGTAATgccattttttgtaactttattaaacttttcattgTTGAGGGAATGAAGATATATTATTGgctatagataaaattcaaactgtatTCGCTTGTggagatagaaaaaatattgcaagaacttaactaatatattaacaaatactaaagtcacatgtttataaaattttaattgtttgaatgttcaaagaaatttttttcaaatggagTTGGGGATATATGActttagttattgaaaaataaatattaaaacaattctttttaacatctcttaataaaaattttggaataattaataaaagttttgaaaattatattacatttcttaatattatttattactctgaaatatatttttataaaaataaataaaatatgtaaaattatccCCCACCCCTATATTTTAaaggtttacatgtaatattaatctggaacacacaTACAGctgaaaagatcaaatcctgaaacctaaattcaagaaatataaaaattacaatttaataaatatattttcttagtatcattttgatataactaaaaaaattagctatgaaATCACATATTctgttaaagcttacatatttatacgttttgggcattaagtaatcatctccccatgtgtagttgatgggaaagtaacaaacgttcagcaccaagtttcaatgactgcataaattatctaataaaggcacgaaaatcatagaaaaataagaattattcaattgctgcctcatatgttgagtaattacgttcatatagtttttatacttcttataacattagttacttgtattactagttacataaattagaaatagaaacgtttttcacgattgaaatagttttctatttggtttgaaataatgtttcattaaaaacaaatatttagagaaaacaattatattaataaaaattagatcgggTGATATTCACaagtatcttccataaaactaatgaaaggtacaaggtgtgagccaaataagcgataactacactattatgagtgcaaaacactgccaaaaaaatgccaaggcttaaaccaatcagagcacgtcggtaccctttgccatagacttagtctgtacaatttgcgaactcgcataaGAAACGAGACCAAGGGCAAATGCTAAACAGCGCCACCTCTCCttcaaaaagataattattcAGATTCcgtgaaattttatgaaaaagagacTAACCTTGAAATGGAATTAAacctaaataatatataaaatcatctTTAAGTAAAATGATTTAGATATTACAAACTAATtcgctttcaataaatatttggttCACCTATCAAGTTGCTGGAAATTTTTCGTAATATCTATCCCTTTTAATTCACCTACTGAACTTATTTCATCTTCTGCAGGTCAAAAGCATTAATTGctaagaaaaaaaagggggggggaatatGAAATGCATTAGTATTTCGttcacaaaatatgaaatttaactgttgggaataaataaggatagttaagagagcaagtcttagttttggtttttttttgcgaaagctttcataaaaatccattaaaattcagattcgtaacctgtagcactagcagttataattactatacgggtaaatatttctttaaatacttaaaaattatcctggacaaaataaaaaatgaagacaactttattatttctagtaacaaagaagtattggattttcttaaagataataacattaataaacttaatacttttgatttcgaaaatttatacactaatctacctcatgaaaaattaataaaggtctgcactttatatatgacgaatatttaaatgaaaatatcattcctaaaaataactggcttcagttatgtaattttaatattactgaaaattacgtatttaatggtattaatttttataaacacgtcaagggcattccaatgggaacagctttctcaagtgctttagctaatattttcctgcattactatgagaaaaaaaataactaaatataatttaataaacgggtggagatatattgatgacctacttttgattaacttcgaaaatactaatattattactaattgctatccaaaagatttaattctaaaagatacaaataaaaatcaacttgaggctacctttctggatttaaaaatcaaaaatgctaatgataaaacaataattgGTAGATAcaataaaagggatgatttcaactttaaaataacaaaactatgtaactaccattccaatctaaactctaaaattttcaaaaatctaattttctcacaagttaacaggatcaaaagggtttgcaataataaaaattcttatattgaagcatcaaacaacctccttaaaaatttaattaaaaatgaatttcctagaaattactgtaatgtcatttttttaattaaacaaggtatggtttgggattaatcctttggcttaaataaaaatagaactttccttgcatattggatcactcaatagatggcgctgggagcctacatctgtttacataatttaccgctagttttttaaaaacagggaatcacaatcaataggtTAAAGTTTctttgactgttgatggtatgtactggccttttcgtttttaatttttaattttagtgctatcttttgtttttattgttatttttgttattgtatttttactttgttgtggttaatttcttcttatttgttgttttatatttcctttctgttaaaatggtatatctcttgagcataatttcaggggattttcgggtcacgaggaatcattattagacaatgtctgtatttcctcacagaaaaaatccctttctttgaatccctgcctgagggtgacccttgaaaaagtcttcaggccggattctttttttatattttttataatttttttggtttgatttttatttgattttttgtttttcttattaacttgattctaatacttttgtgtatatatatatatatatatatatatatatatatatatatatatatatatatatacaggctgttcattaattattgtcggaatttccgtacctcataactttcgaataaaaaatattacgcaaaaacccaTTAcgcattcgtaaattacaactcaaagaattttattaatgatattaaagtgtaaagcttgcacaatttgcgctttgtaggcattcagctgaaagcgattatgtattcgtaaattacaactcaaagaactctacttggcaacaatgcgatcttagcgcatttgctttacacttttatatcattaataaaattctttgagttgtaatttacgaatacgtaatcggtttttgcgtaatattttttattcgaaagttatgaggtacggaaaccccgacaataattaatgaacaccctgtatatattagAGTCAAACATGATTCTAATGtctattacaataattatatttattaaatggttgaaaagtatacatatttaatctaattgtatcataaagattaattatatgaaataataacttcatgtaatttaattctttaaataaggaTAACTGAAACTTCCtaatgaaatgtagaattaacaatatctataaattttggaaaaatgaaaatcGCTTTAAATAATTCGTGCACATTTAATAAACATCACATGACTATTACAATGGCGGATTTTCAATTAGATAGCTCCTACGAACCTCCGGTCTGAGAAGAGCAGCAAGtaagtcttaaaaaattatttagtttgttctcaaataaataattgtaaaaatatatatatatatatacaaattttctgttataaaatattaggactattcacaatgaattattaaaagtattaaatgaaatataattaataattcataatgatTTAGAATATTAATCTTTCATGAATTCTTTAAGTTACATTCCTGTTAGAGGGttctacaaattaatttttaagttatatcatttggttccttattttttaaaaattatcataataattaaacgtttttacttacaggaagaaaaaaattcattaactgtgaaatatggattatttttcaaacattttatcccGTTAATTCCTTTtgcatgttatatatatatatatatatatatatatatatatatatatatcaaataaataaaaatgtagcagTTACATTAACTCTACTATTTCTCTTTTGATCCAAAAGATGGCGTTACTTTATTAATATCAAGGattatttcccatgatccttcttggggatCATTTTTAGATTGTACTCACAGAGATGGAGAAGAAGGAAAGAGAAGGAATCTCTTTCTCTGTGATTGTACTCTAGTGAGTGTTGTGTAATTtttgtgttcgtgtttgttttgtcttgtgaaatgtgaaacttagaaaataattaaataactgttcctgaaactcgccTTATTTttatctacctcataatgaaattataaagatcCCTCTACAAAATCTATTAAATCGACCAtctacaaaaatcatttttcttatagTTAGAAAGCAAGAAATTAAACTAACTCATcagcaaaaagattaaaaatatattgaaatattattctaaatttaccaaaaattaagAAGTCTCATAAAGTGCAATATCTAGGCAGCAGCATGCTTAAATCCACTATTGGGCAAATCTAATTCAAGAAAACAGTTAccgtaaatttaaaaatcagaggaagaaaatattatattcgtCAGCTACAAAATCGCTTACTATGGTTTCATagataaagatttaaaaagaaattctcaaTTAAAGAGAATTGAACTCAATTATAGAGTATGTAATGTTGCTATAAAAAGCAGAAAAGCAATCGatttaaagatttgataaaataatgaaataaatttgaattttgaaataaagttgaattttggaaataaataaatttgaatccgttacaaatcatattttaaacctTAACTGGGTACGTGCGGTCTACTTTCCAGAAAATGTCTACCTATTTCGTCCTCCGATTACGACATGATTGCGGCTGATGGATGGTGGACATTTCGAAAATATCGTACTGTGATtttcatctattaaaatatttcgaaaagttGTGATGGgattttcaatgatttctttatttacatatttattgtcTGCAGCACCATCTATCGACAACTTTTTGAGCTAAAActgaaatcatgaaataaaaaaatttatgacctGTCACATGAATTTGCTTGaggaatgtttttttcttaaaccttaattattttcctgtaaggcatttttaaaaaccatCAGTTTATTTCAGGACACTCTGCAATTTAATCCTTATATAATTTCTTAACTCGGAAAACGTACATCGTATTTTCTGGTAAAAACTGATGGAAATagtatatataatgataaaaaaaagatttccatattaaaaatatttatttacactcAATAGGTTAAAAATAAGTAGGAAAAGGAAAGAACCAATTCCGCAACCCTATTACAGGTCCGATTTCGTcagcttttatttcatataaaaactcaAGACCCCTCTATAGGATTTTGCTGATTCTAGGTGACTTAATTCGACTTGAAAGGTTTCGAGAGATGTTCATCTGTATCCTAACCTCTGATTTTCATTCTCCATGCGGAAAACAACGACAATGCCCCTATCACAAGCATTGCACTGACTTCGCAAATTCGTATTTCAAATGGAAGCTCATAATTCGAAGTAAATCATCAATTGGTGTCAGTTCCTCTCACCTTCCAATTTCAAACAgtatcgcaaaataaaactttaatagagTCCCCAGGTCTAAACAATTAAAGCGATTTTACATAATTTCAGCATTTTGTATCCATGGCTAACCAACCAGAATATTCTATGTTTATTGTACAAGTATACTCTAAATATTCACTTATAATAAAGAGGAAGTGCGTGTGTgtgggcggggggggggggttagacGATCTGCAGTACAGACAGTCTGCCCTAGAATCAAAAGATCCAAACTTGGTACATATAAACTTAGGAAAATGCAAATGTAATCCTGGagcaattttcagaaattttaattaatgtgattaaaaaccaaacaaaattgaaatattttaccgtgataactt comes from Argiope bruennichi chromosome 2, qqArgBrue1.1, whole genome shotgun sequence and encodes:
- the LOC129962069 gene encoding uncharacterized protein LOC129962069 is translated as MPIMKRSIDLLSNVQEMIMLDASGHMDRLNRVHFFISPGVAGGIPIGSIITNAEETNIFREGVKLLCECFPEKYCLLQNGPLIVMTDDDLKEREILSEIWPNSTYLLCQFQVLKAVWRWLMNSENKILKEHHQELYFSFKSLMYAETEMQLKELLQNMLENSTVRKYDKFIIYLSKLFSKKHLWCTCHRKMLLTTGNNTTNYVESLFKILKETILARVKAFSLVQLLDFIVTKFEKYLHSRYLDFSFGRSNKKLVKRFLPDDKGIIQNIRSLNKDNTYFEIDQHFVDLESSICTCFVGMNGTLCKHLSAVILKQNKKSTFVYSLESRKLMYEVATVKKLDSNSTLLLPLSFNPSHNFPSSQSDDALQPQFSSTVLPHLSNDILSQFNNNTLKHSSNDILSPRDIDTFSQPCNDNNMVLPTINTTSQPIAATCQNSNSETDDDDGDYLQKFDDIINRIKSGYKNNPDVFKPAIKKMAKNVNKFGKTETGLVSALHNFGRNLNYSSRVLKCSRRRGNQIPVQPTAIARRKSIYSGRKTQVGGRPVKRALPPALKEHTYGMFSELPKKHQKTKYSLTHCVEKNVSLPN